The DNA sequence GCGACGCCAAGCATGCCGACGCCGGGGCCGCCCGCCCCGGCCACAACATCGCGCCGCCGCTGAGCGCCGAGGAACTGGAGACCCTGCGCGCGCTGGAACGCAAGATCCTGTGGCTGGCCTCGTGGACCATCCACAATGCCAACCACCTGCGGCCGAGTCCGGACGGACTCAAGGTCGGCGGGCACCAGGCGTCGAGCGCGTCGCTGGCCACGCTGATGACCGCGCTCTACCTGCACGTGCTGCGCCCGGAGGACCGGGTGGCGGTGAAGCCGCACGCCAGCCCGGTGTTCCACGCCATCCAGTATCTGCTGGGCAACCAGGACCGCGCGACGCTGGAGCGCTTCCGCGCCTATGGCGGCGCCCAGTCCTATCCGTCGCGGACCAAGGACCGCGACGACGTCGATTTCTCCACCGGCTCGGTCGGCCTCGGCGTCGCGGTCACGCTGTTCGCCGCGCTGATCCAGGACTACGTGCGGCTGAAGGGCATGGGGCTGGAGGCGGCGACCGGCGGGCGCATGGTCGCGCTGGTCGGCGACGCAGAGCTCGACGAGGGCAACGTCTACGAGGCGATGCTGGAGGGCTGGAAGCACGACGTCCGCAACGTCTGGTGGGTGATCGACTACAATCGGCAAAGCCTGGACGCCGTGGTCAGCGACCGGCTGTTCACCCAGATCGACAAGCTGTTCGAGGCGGTCGGCTGGCGGGTGGTGACGCTGAAATACGGCCGCCGGCTGGAGGCTGCGTTCACGCGGCCCGGCGGCGCCGCGCTGCGCCGCTGGATCGACGGCTGCCCGAACTCGCTCTATGCGGCGCTGTGCTACAAGGGCGGCGCCGCCTGGCGCGAGCACCTGCTGCGCGACCTGGGCGACGAGCCAGGGGTCGCCGCGCTGATCGCCGCGCACGACGATGCCGCGCTGCACGCGCTGATGACCAACCTGGCCGGCCACGACCTCGAGACGGTGCTGGAGGCGTTCTCGGCCGCCGCCGGCGACGACGTGCCGACCTGCTTCATCTGCTACACCATCAAGGGCCACGGCCTGCCGTTTGCCGGCCACAAGGACAACCACGCCGGCCTGATGAATCCGGACCAGATGGCTGCGTTCAAGCGGTCGATGGACGTGGCCGACGGCGCCGAGTGGGAGCGTTTCGCCGGCCTCACCCTCGGCGAGCAGCGGCTGCAGGCCTTCCTCGACCGCGTGCCGTTCAACGCGCGCGGCACCCGCCGGCACCCGGCGCCGCGGCTGGCGATCGAGCCGCTGCCCGCGGTCGGCCGGCCGGGCGAGACCGCCTCGACCCAGGAGGGCTTCGGCCGGGTGATGAACGAGCTCGGCCGCACGACCGCCGCCTTCGCCGACCACATCGTCTCCACCTCGCCCGACGTCACCGTGTCGACCAACCTCGGCCCGTGGGTGAACCGGCGCGGCGTGTTCAGCCGCCACGACATGAAGGACGTGTTCCGCGAGGAGAAGGTGGTGTCGGCGCAGAGCTGGGCGATGTCGCCGAAGGGCCAGCACGTCGAGCTGGGCATCGCCGAAAACAACCTGTTCCTGGCGCTGGCGGCGATGGGGCTGTCGCACAGCCTGTTCGGCGCGCGGCTGCTGCCGATCGGCACCCTGTACGACCCGTTCATCATGCGCGGGCTCGATGCCCTGAACTATGCCTGCTACCAGGACGCACGCTTCCTGCTGGTCGCGACGCCGTCCGGTGTCAGCCTGGCGCCGGAAGGCGGTGCCCACCAGTCGATCTCGACCCCGCTGATCGGCATGGCCCAGGACGGACTCGCCTATTTCGAGCCGGCCTTCATCGACGAGGTGCAGGCTGTGATGACCTGGGCGTTCGACTACATGCAGCGCGACGCCCATGACGAAACCGGGGGCGAAGGCCGGCCCGGCTGGCTGCGCGACAACGCCGGCGGCTCGGTCTATCTGCGGCTGAGCACCCGGCCGGTCGCCCAGCCCGAGCGCACGATGGACGAGGCGCTGGTCCGCCAGGTCATCGACGGCGGCTATTGGCTGCGCGAACCGGCGCCGGGGGCCGAGCTCGCCATCGTCTGCACCGGCGCGGTGACGCCGGAGGCCCTCGCCGCCTATGACCAGATCCTGGAGGACGTGCCCGGAGCCGGCCTGCTGGTGGTGACCTCGGCCGACCGGCTCAACGCCGCGTGGCATGCGGCAGAGCGCGCGCGCGAGGGCGCCGACGCCCGCGGCGCCGTGCCGTGCCACGTCGAGACCCTGCTCGCCCCGCTGGCGGCCGATGCCGCGCTGGTCACCGTGATCGACGGGCACCCGGCGACGCTGGCCTGGATCGGCGCGGTGCGCGGGCACCACGTCCAGGCGCTCGGCGTCGAGCATTTCGGTCAGTCGGGCAGCATCCCCGACCTCTACCGTCACCACCGCCTCGACGCCGACGCCATTCTCGACGCGGCGGCGCGGGCACTGCTCGACCGGTAGCCGAACGGCCAAGGCTGCGGGCGGGCGCATCGCCATCGCCCGGCGCGATGGCAGCCATGCCGAACCGGCTATACCCGCCGCGGCGCCCGCGCCCTAGGTTGCCGGCCTGAGGAAAACGGGACGGCATCCATGCGGCCAGCGCCGATCGAGACAGCCCGCCGCGGCCGCGCCGCAGGCGCGACCGTGGCGCAGGCGCACCGCGCCGCCTGGGCCGGCATGGCCGCCATGGCCGCCGCGCTGGGCATCGGCCGATTCGTCTACACACCGATCCTGCCCGAGATGATGGACCAGCTCGGCCTCTCGTCCGGCGCCGCCGGGCTGATCGCCTCGGCCAACTTCCTCGGCTACCTGGTCGGCGCACTGGCAGCCGCCCTGCCCGCCCTGCCGGGCAGCCGCCGCACCTGGCTGCTGGCGGCGCTGTGGGCCAACGCGGCGCTGCTGGCCGCCACGGCCGCCAGCGGCTGGCTGCCGACCCTGCTGGCGCTGCGCTTCGCCGGCGGCGCGGCCAGTGCCTTCGTGCTGGTCTATGCCTCGGCGGCTGTGCTCGAGATCGCCGCCGGGTCGCGGGCGGCGGTCGCCATCCATTTCGCCGGAGTCGGCACCGGCATCGTCGTGGGCGCGGCCGTGGTCGGCGTCGTCGCCGCGCTCGGTGGCGACTGGCGCGCGGCCTGGCTGGCCGCCGCCTTGCCCGCCGTCGCCGCCGCCGTCGCCGTGCCCCGCCTGCTGCCGCCGGAGCCCGCCGCCGCGCCGGGCCCGGCGCCGGCGCTGCCCCGGCGCGGCGCCACCGGATTCGGCCGCGTCGTCCTGGCCTACGGCCTGTTCGGCTTCGGCTACGTCATCACCGCGACCTTCCTGGTGGCAATGGTGCGCAGCCAGCTGCAGCAGCCGCTGCTGGAAACGCTGGCCTGGGTCGCGTTCGGCGCGGCGGCGATCCCGTCGGTGGCGCTGTGGGGGCGCGTCGCCGGCCGGTTCGGCGTGCTCGTCGCCACTGCGATCGCCTGCGTGGCCGAGGCGGCCGGGGTCGCGATCGGGGCCGTCGGCGACGGCGCCGTGGCGCTGGCCGCCAGTGCGCTGCTGCTCGGCGGCACCTTCATGGGGATCACCGCCCTCGGCCTGCAGGCCGCCCGCACCCTGGCGGGCGGCGATCCGCGCCGCGCGCTCGCCGCCATGACGGCCGCCTTCGGCGTCGGCCAGATCGTCGGGCCGACCGCCGCGGGCATGGTCCGCGACGCCGCCGGCACCCTGGCGCCGGCACTGTACGGCGCCGCGGCGGCGCTGGTCGCGGCCGCCCTGCTCGCCTGGTCGGCCGGTCGCCGCTAGCGGTTGCGCTGCTCGATCACGCTCGCCGGGTCGTGGCTGTGGGCCGAGACGGTGCGCGCCAGCGCCCGCCGGTAGGACTGCTTGCCGCGCCAGTGCAGCACGCCGACGATACCCAGCACCAGCAGCAGCATGCCGAGCATGATGTAGCCGAAGTCGATCGAGCCGAGCGCGCTGGCGGCGAAATAGCCGAGCGCGTAGCCGCCCCAGGCGAAGCTGTTCGCCCAGATGAACGCCGCGATGAAGTTCAGCGCCGCGAAGCGGGCCCAGGTCAGCTCGCTCATGCCCATGCCCAGGCTGGCGAAGTTGCGTACGCCGTACATGAAGCGGTAGGTCAGGATGAACAGCGTGTGGTGGCGATGCAGCAGGTCGATGGCCAGCTGCACGCCGCCCTGGATGCGCGGAAAGCGGTGCAGGATGCGATTGCCGTAGCGGCGGCCGAGCAGAAAGTAGACCTGGTCGCCGCAGAAGCTGCCGGTCCACGCCGCGACGATCAGCCAGTAGATGTTGACCGGCGGCGGCGCCGGCGGCTGGCCGAGGCCTGCGACCGCGAGGGCGCCGGCGAAGATCACGAAGGTCTCGCCCTCCAGGAACGTCCAGATGAAGGTGATCCCGTAGAACAGAAAGCCGTACTCGGCGATGAGCTGCGCGATCTCCTCCAAGGGCGTCTCCTCCTGGCGTCCCTTCGGTCCGGGTGCTAGATGGCGATGGAACCGCGCCTTAGTGGGGCGGAACGATTACAGTAGCGTGACCGATACGGGTTGACGAGACGTTTCGCCCCCCGAGCGGGCAGCGGCTTGCGGCACACCGATGCTTGCGATGCGGCTGGGCGATGGACCGGCCGCGCATTTGGCGCGACAGTGCGGCACGGTGCGCCGCCCGGCGCGCGCCGTGCCGACGCCACTTCCCGCGGACAGGTCCGATGCTTTCGCCGCAGGCCGCCATCATGGTCGTGTTCTTCGTCCAGGCCTTCGCCGGCGGCGGCCTGTTCCCGCGCATTCCCGACATCCAGGTGGCGCTGGACCTGACCGAGGGCGAGCTCGGCCTGGTGATGATGGGCCAGCCGATCGGCGCGCTGACCAGCTTCGTCTTCGCCAGCTTCATCATCGAGCGGATCGGCCCGAAACCGCTGCTCGCCGCCTGCATTCCGCTGATCGCTGTGGCGACCGTGCTGCTCGCGCTGAGCGACAGCGGCGCCGTCGCCTTCGTGGTGATGCTCGGCTACGGCCTCAGTTTCGCGCTGGCCAACGTCGCCATGAACGTCGAGGCCGACCGGGTCGAGGCGGCGACCGGCCGCCGCGTGATGAGCCGCTGCCACGGCATGTGGAGCCTCGGCTTTCTCGCCGCCTCGCTGCTGGGCGCGGCGGCCCGCGGCATCCCGGCGCCGCCATTGCTGCACTTCGCCCTGGTCGCACCGGCGGTGCTGGCTATCGCCGCCGCGGTGATCTGGCCGATGCGCGCCTCGCCGCCGCGCGCCCATACCGGCACGGCGCGCAAGAAGGTGTTCGTGCTGCCGCGGCGGGCGACGTTCCTGCTGGTCGGCGTCATCCTGTCCGGCATCATGGTCGACGCCACCGTGCGCACCTGGTCGGTGATCTTCATGCGCGACACCTTCGCCGCGGCCGACTGGGTCGACGCGCTCACCCTGCCCGCCTTCCTGCTGACCCTGTCGGCGGGCCGCATGGTCGGCGACCGCCTCGCCGACCGCTTCGGCCCGGTCCGGCTGGCGGCCGGCCTGCTGGCCGTCGCCCTGGCCGGGCTGGCGCTGGTGCTCGCGTCGCAGAACCTGGCCGTCGCGCTGGCCGGTTTCGCGGCGCTCGGCATCGGCGTCAGCGTGGTCTACCCGCTGACCATCTCGGCGGCGGCCCGCCTCGGCGACCGGCCGGCGTCGGAAAACGTGACCTCGATCACCATGGTCTCCAGCCTGATCATGCTCGGCGTGCCGACGCTGATGGGCTTCGTGGCAGAATCGTTCGGCATCCGCATGACCTTCGCCGTGCTGCTGCCGATCCTGCTGCTGGCCCTGGCGCTGACGCGGCAGCTGAGCCCGCGGCCGGTCTCCGCGTCCGGGGCGGCCGACACGGCCGTCGGGCGCTGACGCGAAGCGGTCAGGCCAACCGGCGCTTCAGCGCCGTCAGCTGCGCCTGCCACCATTCGCCGTGGCGCTGCAGGAAGATCGCGTCGGGAAAGCGGTGCCTGGCGACGTGCTCCTGCGGGACGCCGTCCCAGCCCAAATGCTCGACACTGACCCGGGTCTCCGCGCCGACCGCCTCGAAGCGCACCTCGACCTGCGTGTCCTGGCCCGGCCCGAAGCTCGCCTGGCGCCAGCTGAAGGCCAACCGCTCGCCCGGCTCCCACGCGGTGATCCGGCCGATCACGAATACGCTGCCGTCCGCCTTGGTCTCGATCAGCCGCCCCGTTCCGTCGGCGGATCGCTCGAACGACAGGCGGCCCGGCTCTCCCCTGGTGAAGGCGAACATGGCGTTCGGCCGCCACCACTGCCCGATCTCGTCGGTGAAGGCCGCGAACGCGCGGGCCGGCGACGCGGCGACCCGC is a window from the Alphaproteobacteria bacterium genome containing:
- a CDS encoding transketolase; amino-acid sequence: MSDAKHADAGAARPGHNIAPPLSAEELETLRALERKILWLASWTIHNANHLRPSPDGLKVGGHQASSASLATLMTALYLHVLRPEDRVAVKPHASPVFHAIQYLLGNQDRATLERFRAYGGAQSYPSRTKDRDDVDFSTGSVGLGVAVTLFAALIQDYVRLKGMGLEAATGGRMVALVGDAELDEGNVYEAMLEGWKHDVRNVWWVIDYNRQSLDAVVSDRLFTQIDKLFEAVGWRVVTLKYGRRLEAAFTRPGGAALRRWIDGCPNSLYAALCYKGGAAWREHLLRDLGDEPGVAALIAAHDDAALHALMTNLAGHDLETVLEAFSAAAGDDVPTCFICYTIKGHGLPFAGHKDNHAGLMNPDQMAAFKRSMDVADGAEWERFAGLTLGEQRLQAFLDRVPFNARGTRRHPAPRLAIEPLPAVGRPGETASTQEGFGRVMNELGRTTAAFADHIVSTSPDVTVSTNLGPWVNRRGVFSRHDMKDVFREEKVVSAQSWAMSPKGQHVELGIAENNLFLALAAMGLSHSLFGARLLPIGTLYDPFIMRGLDALNYACYQDARFLLVATPSGVSLAPEGGAHQSISTPLIGMAQDGLAYFEPAFIDEVQAVMTWAFDYMQRDAHDETGGEGRPGWLRDNAGGSVYLRLSTRPVAQPERTMDEALVRQVIDGGYWLREPAPGAELAIVCTGAVTPEALAAYDQILEDVPGAGLLVVTSADRLNAAWHAAERAREGADARGAVPCHVETLLAPLAADAALVTVIDGHPATLAWIGAVRGHHVQALGVEHFGQSGSIPDLYRHHRLDADAILDAAARALLDR
- a CDS encoding YbfB/YjiJ family MFS transporter, whose product is MRPAPIETARRGRAAGATVAQAHRAAWAGMAAMAAALGIGRFVYTPILPEMMDQLGLSSGAAGLIASANFLGYLVGALAAALPALPGSRRTWLLAALWANAALLAATAASGWLPTLLALRFAGGAASAFVLVYASAAVLEIAAGSRAAVAIHFAGVGTGIVVGAAVVGVVAALGGDWRAAWLAAALPAVAAAVAVPRLLPPEPAAAPGPAPALPRRGATGFGRVVLAYGLFGFGYVITATFLVAMVRSQLQQPLLETLAWVAFGAAAIPSVALWGRVAGRFGVLVATAIACVAEAAGVAIGAVGDGAVALAASALLLGGTFMGITALGLQAARTLAGGDPRRALAAMTAAFGVGQIVGPTAAGMVRDAAGTLAPALYGAAAALVAAALLAWSAGRR
- a CDS encoding DedA family protein, with the translated sequence MEEIAQLIAEYGFLFYGITFIWTFLEGETFVIFAGALAVAGLGQPPAPPPVNIYWLIVAAWTGSFCGDQVYFLLGRRYGNRILHRFPRIQGGVQLAIDLLHRHHTLFILTYRFMYGVRNFASLGMGMSELTWARFAALNFIAAFIWANSFAWGGYALGYFAASALGSIDFGYIMLGMLLLVLGIVGVLHWRGKQSYRRALARTVSAHSHDPASVIEQRNR
- a CDS encoding MFS transporter, coding for MLSPQAAIMVVFFVQAFAGGGLFPRIPDIQVALDLTEGELGLVMMGQPIGALTSFVFASFIIERIGPKPLLAACIPLIAVATVLLALSDSGAVAFVVMLGYGLSFALANVAMNVEADRVEAATGRRVMSRCHGMWSLGFLAASLLGAAARGIPAPPLLHFALVAPAVLAIAAAVIWPMRASPPRAHTGTARKKVFVLPRRATFLLVGVILSGIMVDATVRTWSVIFMRDTFAAADWVDALTLPAFLLTLSAGRMVGDRLADRFGPVRLAAGLLAVALAGLALVLASQNLAVALAGFAALGIGVSVVYPLTISAAARLGDRPASENVTSITMVSSLIMLGVPTLMGFVAESFGIRMTFAVLLPILLLALALTRQLSPRPVSASGAADTAVGR
- a CDS encoding SRPBCC domain-containing protein; this encodes MSARILVALRVAASPARAFAAFTDEIGQWWRPNAMFAFTRGEPGRLSFERSADGTGRLIETKADGSVFVIGRITAWEPGERLAFSWRQASFGPGQDTQVEVRFEAVGAETRVSVEHLGWDGVPQEHVARHRFPDAIFLQRHGEWWQAQLTALKRRLA